From one Lotus japonicus ecotype B-129 chromosome 3, LjGifu_v1.2 genomic stretch:
- the LOC130746219 gene encoding ribonuclease 2, producing the protein MSSSLAQPLPWLLLLLALAVFTAETASAAELEVEPLGGKAPQREFDYFALALQWPGTYCQRTRHCCSNNACCRGSNAPTIFTIHGLWPDYNDGTWPACCTKSRFDPKEISTLTDALEKYWPSLSCGSPSTCQGGKGTFWAHEWEKHGTCSSPVFRNEYDYFLATLNIYFKYNVTTVLNEAGYVPSNTEKYPLGGIVSAIENAFHMSPLIICSKGSVEELRLCFYKDFKPRDCAVGQDIKTDMVSKGSCPKYVSLPEHASLGGPGRDGLQSWVSDDAAAF; encoded by the exons ATGTCTTCCTCTCTGGCTCAACCTCTTCCATGGCTATTGCTACTGCTCGCTCTCGCCGTCTTCACGGCGGAAACAGCCTCCGCGGCGGAGTTGGAGGTGGAGCCACTAGGAGGTAAAGCGCCTCAGAGAGAATTTGACTATTTCGCGTTGGCGTTGCAATGGCCTGGAACTTACTGCCAACGCACTCGCCATTGCTGTTCCAATAACGCTTGCTGCAGAGG GTCCAATGCTCCAACAATATTCACCATAC ATGGACTCTGGCCTGACTATAATGATGGGACCTGGCCAGCCTGTTGCACTAAATCTCGTTTCGATCCAAAAGAG ATATCAACATTGACTGATGCCTTAGAGAAATATTGGCCATCATTGAGCTGTGGCTCACCATCAACCTGTCAAGGTGGAAAAGGAACATTTTGGGCTCATGAG TGGG AGAAGCATGGCACATGCTCATCTCCTGTATTTCGAAATGAATATGATTACTTCCTGGCGACACTGAATATCTACTTCAAATATAATGTCACA ACTGTTCTAAATGAGGCTGGTTACGTTCCATCTAACACAGAAAAGTATCCCCTTGGAGGCATTGTATCTGCCATTGAGAATGCTTTCCATATGTCTCCTTTAATAATTTGCTCAAAAGGTTCTGTGGAGGAGCTTCGCCTATGCTTCTATAAGGACTTCAAG CCACGTGATTGTGCTGTTGGACAAGACATTAAAACTGACATGGTTTCAAAAGGATCATGTCCCAAGTATGTTAGCTTGCCAGAACATGCATCATTGG GAGGGCCAGGGCGTGATGGGCTCCAAAGTTGGGTGTCTGATGATGCAGCAGCATTTTAA
- the LOC130746217 gene encoding cytochrome b561 and DOMON domain-containing protein At3g07570-like, translated as MKASVLLLFTITCLSLFSHAKPEADSCTCNLNLKAPIPFDTSNLHCLPVWNAQGFILRYAQTSANIWSFILSTPDTNSYIAMGFSASGGMVGSSAIVGWVASRGGSGGIKQYYLGGLTPNQVVPDKGNLQVTANSTFISLQSSRLYMVFQLEATEPLSWLIFATGSTGIFPAAPSYALTKHLDKVSTRIDYSKASLGSSQADGNSSQVDGSSSNSQADSCNMKLNLSVPLLFDTTKLNCLPVWSAQGFILRYSQSSPNIWSFILSAPSPNSYIAMGFSPNGGMVGASAIVGWISSNGASGGLKQYYLAGTAQNQVVPDRGNLKILSNSTLMTSQSSHLYMAFQLETNRPLSGLIYAVGPNSIFPSAPSFALAQHQDKVSIKLDYAAGSSASENPYTNLKRRHGILNILGWGILIIMGAIVARHFKQWDPFWFYFHASVQSLGFLLGVIGVITGIVLHNQLHIDFNLHKTLGIIILILGCLQVMAFVGRPNKESKVRKYWNFYHHNLGRILIILAIVNIFYGIHLGKEGSGWKVGYGIVLAILLSIAAIFEIGLWSRD; from the exons ATGAAGGCATCTGTACTACTACTCTTCACAATTACTTGTCTTAGTTTATTCTCCCATGCAAAGCCAGAAGCTGACTCATGTACCTGCAATTTAAACCTCAAAGCTCCTATCCCTTTTGATACCTCCAACCTTCACTGCCTTCCGGTATGGAATGCTCAAGGTTTCATCCTCAGG TATGCTCAGACTTCTGCAAACATTTGGAGCTTCATTCTCTCAACTCCAGACACAAATTCTTACATAGCTATGGGGTTCTCGGCCAGCGGTGGCATGGTGGGTTCAAGTGCAATTGTGGGGTGGGTGGCATCTAGGGGAGGCAGTGGAGGGATAAAGCAGTATTATCTAGGTGGCCTTACACCAAACCAGGTAGTGCCTGATAAAGGCAATCTACAGGTTACAGCCAATTCAACCTTCATCAGTTTACAGTCCTCTCGTCTGTACATGGTGTTTCAGTTAGAAGCTACCGAACCTTTGTCCTGGCTAATATTTGCCACTGGATCCACCGGTATATTCCCTGCAGCACCAAGTTATGCACTAACGAAACACCTAGACAAGGTGTCCACAAGAATAGACTACTCTAAag CCAGCCTTGGAAGTTCACAAGCGGATGGGAATTCTTCACAAGTAGATGGAAGCAGTTCAAATTCACAAGCAGACTCCTGTAACATGAAGCTAAACCTCAGTGTTCCTCTCTTGTTCGATACAACAAAGCTCAATTGCCTTCCTGTTTGGAGTGCTCAAGGATTCATCCTTAGA TATTCTCAGAGCTCTCCAAACATATGGAGCTTCATCCTATCAGCCCCAAGTCCAAATTCTTATATAGCTATGGGGTTCTCTCCCAATGGAGGCATGGTAGGTGCAAGTGCCATTGTGGGATGGATCTCATCCAATGGAGCTAGTGGAGGCTTGAAGCAGTATTATCTAGCAGGGACTGCACAAAATCAGGTGGTGCCAGATAGAGGCAACTTAAAAATCCTCTCAAACTCAACCTTGATGACATCACAGTCCTCACATTTGTACATGGCCTTTCAGTTAGAAACCAACCGCCCTCTTTCGGGGCTGATTTATGCCGTCGGACCTAACAGTATCTTCCCTTCAGCACCAAGTTTTGCTTTAGCGCAGCATCAAGACAAAGTTTCCATTAAGTTGGATTATGCCGCAG GTTCAAGTGCATCAGAAAACCCCTATACAAACCTGAAAAGAAGGCATGGAATTTTGAATATCCTGGGATGGGGCATCCTAATCATAATGGGAGCAATAGTTGCTCGCCACTTCAAGCAATGGGATCCATTTTGGTTTTATTTCCATGCTTCTGTTCAATCATTGGGTTTTCTTCTCGGAGTAATCGGTGTAATTACTGGAATTGTCCTCCATAATCAACTCCATATTGACTTTAATCTTCACAAGACTCTTGGAATCATCATTCTCATTCTAGGTTGCCTCCAGGTAATGGCTTTTGTTGGTAGACCGAACAAGGAATCAAAAGTGAGAAAGTATTGGAATTTTTACCATCATAACTTAGGGAGAATTCTGATCATACTAGCTATAGTTAACATTTTCTACGGAATTCATTTAGGCAAGGAAGGAAGTGGATGGAAGGTAGGTTATGGAATTGTGCTAGCCATATTACTCTCTATTGCAGCTATTTTTGAGATTGGATTGTGGAGTAGAGACtaa
- the LOC130746218 gene encoding cytochrome b561 and DOMON domain-containing protein At3g07570-like: MKLIQLRLFIILCGLSTTLVTSQDSCSSKLLQLQQPVPFDTSSLLCNPVWGDHSFILRYAKASSDVWSFIFSFPSNINAYAAIGFSNDGSMVGSTAIVGWMPSPGAGGMKQYFLGAKSPDQVTPDKGDLYMMNASIVPASTSLVYMIFQLKTTQPSSKLIFAIGPDGAFPNYPGYALAQHSDQISKVIDYKTGTTTSVIPYLNLRRSHGILNIAGWSILLIIGSIIARYFKHWDPTWFYLHASIQALAFVAAVVGIFIGLALSRKLKAESDVIHHKNIAILIIILGFLQVLAIVLRPGLESKIRKYWNWYHHNIGRILLCFAVGNSFYGLHLGGEGSKWFLAYGVSIAALVLIAVILEIRMWIVARKESQSRKTTSFPQSSTELAYY, translated from the exons ATGAAGCTCATACAGCTTCGCTTGTTCATTATCCTCTGTGGTTTATCAACGACCCTAGTGACTTCTCAAGATTCATGTAGCTCTAAATTGTTGCAACTCCAGCAACCTGTTCCTTTTGATACAAGCTCACTTCTGTGCAATCCAGTTTGGGGCGATCACAGTTTCATCCTTAGA TATGCTAAGGCTTCATCAGATGTTTGGAGCTTCATATTCTCATTCCCCTCAAACATAAACGCTTATGCGGCAATAGGATTCTCCAATGATGGCAGCATGGTTGGTTCTACTGCAATTGTGGGGTGGATGCCATCTCCGGGTGCAGGAGGAATGAAACAGTACTTTCTGGGTGCAAAGTCACCAGACCAGGTTACTCCTGACAAAGGAGATCTTTATATGATGAATGCATCCATAGTTCCTGCTAGTACTTCACTAGTGTACATGATCTTCCAATTGAAAACCACCCAACCTAGTTCAAAGCTAATATTTGCCATTGGACCCGATGGTGCATTTCCTAATTATCCAGGTTATGCCTTGGCCCAACATAGTGATCAGATATCCAAAGTCATAGATTATAAAACAG GTACAACAACTAGTGTAATTCCATACCTGAATCTTCGAAGAAGCCATGGGATTCTGAACATTGCAGGATGGAGCATTCTATTGATAATAGGATCCATAATTGCTCGCTACTTCAAGCACTGGGATCCCACTTGGTTTTATTTACATGCTTCCATTCAAGCACTTGCCTTTGTAGCTGCCGTAGTTGGAATTTTCATTGGACTAGCCTTATCTAGGAAACTCAAAGCTGAATCTGATGTCATTCATCACAAAAATATAGCAATTCTCATTATCATCCTAGGATTCCTCCAG GTGTTGGCCATTGTTTTACGACCAGGATTGGAATCAAAGATACGGAAGTATTGGAATTGGTACCATCATAACATAGGGAGAATTTTGCTTTGCTTTGCAGTGGGTAATAGCTTTTATGGACTCCATTTAGGAGGAGAAGGGTCTAAGTGGTTTCTTGCTTATGGAGTTTCCATTGCTGCCTTAGTTCTTATCGCTGTCATTTTGGAGATAAGAATGTGGATTGTTGCAAGAAAAGAGAGTCAGTCCAGAAAGACAACATCGTTTCCTCAATCCAGTACAGAGTTAGCTTACTATTAA
- the LOC130746216 gene encoding uncharacterized protein LOC130746216, with protein sequence MIRTRLLWFGAGFTTAGAVVSHFIWKDLWVDRHALNSHITHKFDPLQARISILESSLPNHTPASDQVEG encoded by the exons atgATCCGAACACGATTGTTGTGGTTCGGCGCAGGGTTCACCACCGCAGGTGCTGTGGTTTCCCATTTCATTTGGAAGGACCTCTGGGTTGACCGTCACGCCCTCAATTCTCACATCACCCACAAATTCGATCCTCTCCAAGCTCGAATTTCCATCCTCGAATCCTCTCTACCTAATCACACTCCCGCTTCCGATCAG GTTGAAGGTTAG